CCTCCAGTGGCAACAGGTGGTCTCTGTCCTCTTTGTCCACGGCCCGCTCCACGACCAATTCCTCGAGGCCGATCTCCCCACCAGCCAGGGTACCCAATTAGTTGAAAGCATGATTCTGGACCGTGTCCAATTTTTTTGCAAATCGAACATGGCACTCCTTTCTCCTGGTTTCCATCCGTCCCTTCGAGTTCGTTGTTGTTTGAACGACAAACGCCATAGGCTCACTCCGTTGTTCCTTCCCTCAAGATATGCTACGACTTCGTTCTTCTTGGACAATCATGGCATATTCTCGGTTCAGACTCGGCAATGGTTCACTTCTCAAAATATTGGAACGTGTTGTCTCATAGATTGAGTCATCCAAGCCCATAAAAAACTGGTGCAATTTCTCCTCTTCACGTTTCTTGTCCAATTCTGGGCCGATATCACACTTACATTCTCTACATCGGCATATCGGGTATTTCTCGTAATTACCCAACTCCTCCCATATCATCTTCAATTTTCCATAGTAATTCATGATGGTCGTCCCTTGTTGTTAACATTCAGCCAACTCAGATTTGAGTTGTTGAACCCGTGGTCCATTCCCCACTGAGAGTCGTTCTTTGATGTCGTCCCACAATTATTTCGCAATTTCCACATAAGTTATAGTGGAGCGCAAAGCTGGTCGTTGACACCAGCATGGAGTTCACCGTCCACCAATCTTCTTGTTCTGTAGAATCATCTGGCGGCTCCATAACCGAACCATCGATGAAGCCAAATTTTTTCTTTGCCCGTAGAGCTGTCCTCATGGCCCGCGCCCATTCTTCATAGTTCTCGCCACTCAGCTGCACTTGCGTGATAATGTTCCCTGGATTATCATTAGCCGAGAGATGATATGGTGATGTGCTCTTTTCTGTCATTACACCTTTCTGTTTATCACCTTCCTTCTTGTCACCAgtcatggctctgataccatgtaaGAGTTTTGAGATGTGAAAGTGATTCCCTTATTCTGAAGAAACTCAGTACAATATAAACAAGAAGTATTCCCTACAATTATGGAGTCAATCTTCTCTATATCATTCCTTTTATGCTATTTCTTAATATAAACGATACACACAATAATTGCTTATTCCTAGAACTAACATAATATTTCATTCCATATCCCAATAATTTGGCCTTTTACGTGTTTTTATCATGGTCGAAATGGATACTTCTATTTTTTGATTTCGGTTTTTATGTATCTCAGTGAACAATCCGAAAAAGGCTGCCCCAACACTAAATGAGACATTTCTTGGTTTGTTGTATCCAACCGAGAACTACAAAGTGTGAGTATGAAGTTCCTTTTTTTCTCTGATTGCGAGTGAACATGATGCGGGTATATTTCTTCTTTCCTGACAAGTACTTTGTAGCTCATGATCTGATGCTCTCAGGTATGGGTATCTGACGAATACAAAGGTGAAGTTTATTCTAGTGACAACGGATCTTGATGTCTGTGATGCAGATGTGAGAAATGTAAGTGTTATATATAATCCAGAGATTATCTgcaaacaatatttttcatttaatcgCATTATGGTAGCATGCATATAGTTTAGAAAAcatcttaaataaaatcttaaattttctCTTAAATTTCGACAATTAACTCTATCTTTCTGTTGCTCTATAGAAACTATATAAAACTGGGACATCTTTGTTCTCATTTATTGTATTGAAGTTCTAATAACTTTTGActcatttgagaattttatattggAATTGTTTTACAGCAATTTTTCGGAATCCATGATATGTCAGCAAATTTATGTTTGGCATGAAAATTGGTGCAGTTTTTCAGGAGGTTCCATACAGCTTATGTTGATGCAGTTTCAAATCCATTTCACGTCCCGGGTAAAAAGATAACTTCCAAAATATTTGCTGAAAGAGTGAGCACAATTGTCAAATCATTTGGAACAAGTGCTGCTGGTTGAAATGCCACTGCTCGTTTTCTCCTGCCTTTTAGCCTTTCTAATTCCTCCGCTCTCAGTAACATTTGGTACACTTACATTTGAATCACATCTGAGTTTCAGGATAAATACAGCTTATATTGGTTTAACCGAGCTTGCCATCCTATCAAAATGGGTATCATACTCAATGCCTCGTGTATGCCAACTGACTAAAGTTGTTTGTTATTCGAGTATTGAATTAATATTTCTTCAAGTCAGTCGAGGCATGTATATCATCCATCTGTATTAACTTTGGGGAAGATACTAAAGTTTAACGTGGAAAAACAAATCTTGCCGTTGTgatcataaaagaaaaataggACTACggtgtaaaaaaaataacaaaaatctgAGCCTAAACAGGAACTCAGATCAATAAATAGTGAATGAAAAGGCTACAGAAATATATGTAAAGCCATCTCCTGAGAAAACGAAACATCCTTgcaaaaatttgatatttgggTTCCAGGTCAATTTTATAGTGATAACCTTATTCAACCTTGTTATAGTAAGAATTCATCCTCATCTTCCTCATCTGTGTTTATTTGCCCCTCTCTCCTCTTCTCCACGCTTTCCTTTGCCTTGTGAGAATTAGGTGAAAATTGAAGGGAACGAACTGCTTCACTGTGCATATTTAGGCAAAAAGAAATCATTGAGTTAAATGCGATTTGCGGCTCGCTTGTAGAGTAAATTTTCCCGGTCTCCTTTGATACCATCCATCCATTTCCATGATCTAATGTAGCATCAATTGCACCGTCTCGAATTGCTTTAGATACGACGCTTTCCACAATTGCAACAGGATTTGGGGAATCCAATCTTAGCTTCTTAGCTACATCAGCAAGTGAGATCTTCGAGTACGAGATGCGAATGTTGCGTAAACTAGTCCTTATAACATTGTGACATAGGCGAACAATTAAATCGTTTGTTCGATCAGAAGTGAAGGTTGTAAGTTTGTGGCTTGAACTTTATTGGCCCTAATataaaaagaaatttattttaataatattttatgatttatccaattataacatttaattttatcTATATACAAATGCAAActacatagataaagttcttgaatatataataaGTAACATGAGGTCTatctctcaacgtaagatcataaAACTCATTAGGAAATTTACCATATATTCTAAATATGTTCCTAGTTGAATCaaccgcctaaaataaggataaagatcGCTTTAGCTCGAGATTATCATATGCGATAAAAACGTCAttttcattggtaagggcatGAAGACGTCTATTAATACAGATGTGTGAGCATATGATGatacactgaacaaccctctctcAAACTgttcaagtggttctcacttatcaagTGGAATATTCCAcgattatggttgtacaccattagttcttTGACTCAGGACAATGTAGAAGCTCTAtctactagcatgcactttgctCCGTTTACcaactccattgagggtcattaGGTGGCGAGTTTttgtgtagtttcgaaatatgtAGGAGCAACTTCATtctagtcggggattcaccgtttgcctactgtgaagatatcatatgtagtctgatgagttaatagtgcaaggaattTATGGTGAGAGTgagtaagacatgtgcatttGGAAAAGTGTTTCctcagttgcacataccatatcactattattattcaaagatacatcacatcgttatcgaatttatATGCAACTCTTGATATATCAAttattgcagattcgatcgggatatatgagttgaatggACTGTACTGTATACTAActataacttaaggttcttgtaggcactatcagtgatacctaggggatcataaGGCGATGCTACTAAACGCTCTTACTATGATCCAATGGGTGCAATCGGAAATGAGTTCtcacattcttgatcaagatgTTAATGAAAAGAGTGAGGCTAATTAGAATAAACACGAATAAGaaaaaatgttattctgaatcacctggagatgtgaacccacagctagctgTATATCTGAAACATTGATGGTCACATAAGTATCAGATTCTTAAAacatgttaaatgatttttaaaacgaTTATggtgaatttatgatatttttacgataAATGCTACAGTTGAGTGATTTTCTCGAAATGCTTATTTTacgattttggaggatatgatATAGTATGAATGAAAAGAaagcaaaaatattttgaaggatatgAATTGACGGTGACTCAAAGGATTTGTGGGGGATCCGTCTTAAGAAGAGGCGGTGATCTTACTTTATTTTAGGCCATAGCCCAGTGACGAGAATTGTTGATGGCCCGCCGCCAGGTACCATGGTTTGTAGATTGATCAATCAAACAAAAGATACATGATAAAGGATAGTCACTTTCAATGTTCAAACTTCactaaaatgatttatgatgaggaaATGCTTTATGATATTACGTGATTAAATGATTTACGAATATGTTTATATGTTTACGAGTTTTTATGCcaacttattttattaaaaatattcttttaaatGTGAAACGTCTTCTACTAaactattgattttttttaaaatcactaAGTCTTGGCCAAATATATATCCACACAAATACGTGTAAATTCCGAATCATGCATATCATAAAATAACCCAATTGCAGAAtaaaataactgcagttaaAAACCTTAAAAGTATAATTGAATGAAATGTTTGCTGTTAAACGTAAAATACCAAGTATAATAAAATTTGCCAAAAAACCTCAACACAGTAAAATCATCAAccttttaaaattgtttaaacTTGTCCTCTAAAAATCATGTAATGCGGAAAAATACAAGGTCTTCGGGTTTCCGGTGCACCCCAGCTCAGTCCACTTAGTTCTCAGCACCTCtagtctcctcatcaacatgaTCACATGCATCAGTGAGACCTAGTGAgactaaagactcaacacacatgtaccgTGATAacaaagtacatatacatatcatgcaaAAGTGAAAAttactgtaattaaaataattttcatgatcttcaaaagcatgaacataaacataaacaaattcatcttcaaatcatgtcatcatatacgtattaatttttctttgattgaattcagatcattatttgtgactttcgtatcagctgttgGTCGATGTATCCATCTTACGTATTATAATGGAActaggcggcggggacatcagcgatgCTCTTACatgtcaactgagccttggccttacatgttcgtgttcgtgtttgTATTAGTCACAAAATAATCTCCTCCttcaaacatgtcatcatattcaccttttataaaatttcatgcctatacataaattttcttgaaaacaagcatgcaacgtattttcagcatttttcataaaaattttatattcttataaaataaacattttaaacatgcattttTAGTTATCAGAGCactgccaggactgctaacttgactcgggtgcaaaatgagcATTTTGTCCTTGAAACCCTAATtttaccattttacccctgggcCTTAAAACTTCGACCTAAATCCTTCCAAACTTATTAAAATACCTTAAAACATACTTATAATCATTTCTTAAACATAAAGTCAAGCCCatgaattaaattatataattgttttaaaaactTGAAACTAAGTCCCCGTTTTAACCCAAATCAACCCAAAACGCAACCAAAATTTCTCAAATTTAAACCATGACTTGACCACACCCTACCAGGCCCTAATCAACATATTCCCAGCCATTTAGGACCCTCAAACTCGATTGGACAGTTGCTGGATTTTTCCTGCACTACAAGGCCGAAACCCTAGTTGCAATCCCAAGCCAAAAACCCAACCCTACACCGAACCAGCCCTGACCAGACCACCCTAGGTCGTGACTAGACCCTCTTGGAAAGATCTAACCATGGTCCACAGCCTCGTGCACGCGGACGTGAATGGTTTACTCGAGACAAACCAAAACCGAACCTTTACCATCCCCTAGCTCCCTCGATCTGCCCCTAGACCACGACCAGCTGTGCATGACTCACCCTGGGCcatgtctcagacccaccagggtctgatcCAAAGCCTGAAACAACCCTTGCACCGTTGCTCCCCTTCTATAAGCCGATCGAGCCAACCAAGGCAACCAAAGCCATAACCAATCGGACCCCCACCCTGAACCATACCTGACAACTCCAACCCTTCCTAGGGCACTTATACCTTGTTGTTATCACCCATAACAAACCTGGACCCTGTCAACCCCTTAAAACATCAAATATCGTGAGCCATATGTCAAGAAAGTCAAGTTTTCTCATGCAGTTCAATGAAAAACGTGAAGAACTTATGAGATCTATCATATATCGTTCATAAACATTCACAAatacatattatggtgtgaaagaCAAGAAAACAAAGGTATAGGGCGTGCCTTTGCGATTAACCGCTCGAAAAATCCAACAAACAAGGCGAGGGACGAACACCGGAGGGACGACACAACATTTCTACTGAATTTTTCTTGAACATACGATGCAAACGTGCTGCTGTGGGTGCGTGAGAGCTGGTGCTGCCGAAGGAGTGTGGAGATTAGCGTTATGCATGAGGCTTAGGTAAAAATATAAGTGAATGTTGGGtataagttttaaaataataaggtGTAGTGGACTTGACCCAAAAATCTACTGAAAAAAGCTCATTAGGCCCAATAAAACACACGTAAACTATTTAGTTTTGGTATGTTTTCAAAATATTCCATGAACCCTCGAAAAGTCctcaattttgataaaaatcgattaccgatttaaaatatgactcgacaAGTAAAAATACCATAAAGTgcctatttttcaaaaattgcaatataaatatgccatatattaaataattaaaaataattatttaataaaaacattttctttaaaCTGTCCTCGGTTTCCGTTCCTCATCCGAGCATCGAATCGTGCGAAAGCCCTATTTCATGCAATGAGTAAATCATTCAATAAAAGATATAACCATgtcataaacatgcatttaaaacatttaattaagaaTGTTCTAATACCCTACATTTGCGTGCAGTCACGTTACGTCGTTTGAAGttctagaccttacaattcctctctCTCTTAactagaatttcgtcctcgaaatttagaacTTATCAAAAAGATCcaggtagcgactcctcatctcagtctcggtttcccaagtagcttcctcctcataatgatttagccacttgactttgaccatttggAGCACTTTGTTCAGGTGTCTCATTTCCTGCCTGTCCAAAATCTGAGTAGGCCTTTCCTCGAAAGTCAGGTTTGGTGTCAACTGCAGGGGCTCATAACTtagcacatgtgaaggattcgacatgtactttcccaGCATCGAGATGTGGAACACGTTATGTACTCCATCCAGATTCGGCGGCAATGCAACTCtgtaagctagtgtcccaactctctctagaatctcaaatggtcctatGAATCTAGGACTGAGTTTGCCCTTCTTGtcaaatctcatgacacccttcataggtgcaactttcacaaatacgtggtcGCTCACTGAAAACTCTAGATCTCTGCGTCActtatctgcataactcttctgtcagctctgagcagtcttcatctTATCCTGGATCTTGACTACTAGCTCTACAGTCTATCTGAAAAtgtctggacccaactctgctctttcACCTACCTCATCCTAATAAATCGGTGACCGAAATTTCCTCCCATAAAGTGCTTCGAATGGAGCCATATCTATATgcctgatagctgttgttgtaggtgaaTTTCACAAGAGGTAACTTTGGTTCTCAACTACCCTAGAAATCGATCACATAAGTCCTGAGTaggtcctccaaaatctgaatcactctctCAAACTAACTGTCGGTCTAAGGATGAAAagttgtactgaatagcaacttggTACCCAATGCCTGATGCGGAATCTTCCAAAAAGCAGATGTAAACCTCGGGACTCTGTCTGAAACAATAGACACTGGGATctcatgcaatctgactatctctctgatgtacatATCCCCGTACTGAGTCTTGGTGAAGGTCTTCTTAATCGGTAGAAAATGTGCTGATTTCGTAAACTGatcgactatcacccaaatgacatTAAATCCCCCAACTGTCCTTTGTagccctgtcacaaaatccatagtgatgttttctcattttcacttgagaatagggagtggcttaagctttcCTTCAGGtctctgacatgtcaaacactcagACACAAAATGCAAAATATCTAGCTTCATGCCGGACCACCAATACAAGGATTGCAAAtatttatacatcttcgtactccttaGATGGGTAGAGTACGGGGTATtgtgagcttccttcataatgtcTTCCCTCAGAGAATTTCCTCTAGGAACCCACAGTCGATCACGGTAACAGACAATGTCTTCCTTGATAGAATACAATTTCAGACCCTTGGATTCGTTTCTGTTTCTCCACTTCTGAAACTGCTCATCAGAAGACTGACCTGCTCTAATCTTGTCTCTCAGTGTCGACTGAACTGTCATGATAGAAAATTAGGAGTATCGCCCCTAGCTTACACTGCAAGCCCGAATCTCCGAATTTCTGCCTGCAATGGTATTTGAACTAACAACTGAGCTATCACTGCATTCTTCCTACTCAAAGCATCTGCGACCTCATTAGCGTTCctcgggtggtagctaatgtcacagtcataatccttaaccagctctaaccatctccgttgcctcatattcagctctttctgtgtgaaaaaatgcttcaaacttttatgatatgtgaaaattttgcacttctccccaaaTACTTAGTGCCTTCAGATCTTCAGCGCAAAAAATACTGCTGCAAGCTCGATGTCATGAGTAagatagttcttctcatgcaccttcaactgtctggacaTACAGGCTATCACTCTAtcatgctgcatcagaactgTGCCCAAACCAAGCTCCTAAGCATCTGTGTATAGCGCATACTCTCCTTGTCTTGATGGCATCGCTAGAACTGGCGCTGAAGTCAAAGATtgcttcaacttctcaaaacTCTCCTAACACTCAGATCCACAAATAAACttggcatttttctttgtcaaggcggtcatgggtacTGCAATAGTCAAGAAGCCCTGAATAAAATTCCTGTAGTACCTAGCTAGACTCAAGgaactgcggatctctgtcacACTGTTAAgcactggccaatctctgactgcctcgACCTTGATGGGATCAACCTCAACTCCATCTCTGGAAaaaatgtggcctaagaacgccactctttcgagccaaaactcgcacttgatgAACTTTACATATAACTTTCTGTCTTTCAATGTCTGTAGTGTTGTTCTCAAGTGCTCACTGTGCTCCTCCCTGCTCTTCGAGTAGATCAgtatatcatctataaatattatgacaaactgatccaaatacgactgaaatatgatatttatgagatccatgaagatcgatGGCGCATTAGTCAACCGAAAAGaatcaccataaactcgtagtgcccatatcgagTCCTGAAAgtcgtcttgtgaacatctgactCTCTTATTTCAGCTGGTGATATTCcgaacgaagatctatcttcgaaaacactgatattccctgcaactgatcaattAAGTTTTCGATTCTAGGCAGGgtatacttattcttgatggtgactctgttcagctctctataatcaatgAAAAGTCGCATACTGCCGtccttctttttcacaaataataccggtgcgtcccatggagaaaaacGCGGGCGAGTAAAACCCTTGTCCAGCAACTCCTGAATccgatctttcaattctttcatctctgcAAGTGTTAGACGAtaggtgccttagagattggcattGTATCtcgcatcaactcaatagagaAATCCACCTCTCTGTCTTGTGGAATGCTAGAAAAGTCATCAGGAAATACGCTAGGAAAGTCTATGACAACCTCTACATTCTCTTGTCTCTGACTGACTGTCTCAGATACTGACACAATGTTCGTCAAAAATGCTTGGCAGCCTCTCTTCATAAGTTTCCACGCACAAATGGAGGAAATAATATGCGACATCTGCTTGTTCCTCGTCGCCTCAAAACAAAAGATTTCCCGTTGGGTGGTCGAACAGACACTGACCTCTGCCGgaaatctatcgaagctccattcgaagatagccaatccatgtCAAGAATGATGTCGAACTCATGCATCGTTAGTACAATCAAATATGCATGTACAACGTTCTTCTGCAATCGAAGCTCCAAACTTTTCACTATCTTCGAAGTAAACATCTGATCACCAGAAGGAATCGAAACTCTAAAGCCCAAATCCATGTCCTCTGATATAATAATTCCCAGTCGCTTTACAAACGTCTCAGATATAAATGAAtttgtagctcctgaatctagcagtgcataTATAGCTACACTTGAAATAAATATCATTCTTTCGacaaaaataccatcaaaaCCGTTCGAGCCTACTAAATTCAAGAAATTCtaacaacaataaatcataCTTCTCGGAAAGTTACTCAAATTTATTCTAAAAATTCTGAAATTACACAATTTGCCCACATAAAGTCTCTGAAATTGCATTTCAATCCCAATGTTTCTCGAATTTATCCAATTCTCAccccaaaatttcaaattattgcatAAAGGCCCTGCATAAATTTCGACTTTCCTCAAATTCAGTCCTTGGACTAACTAAAATTACGGTATAACCCCCGAAATTCTCGGCTTTATGCATTTAAGTCCTTAAAAATTTTGGTTGAATGCAATTCCACCctcaaaattcttaaattagTTCAGTTTGACCCTGAACCAAAATAAAGTTGACATTTTATGCCCAAATTGTCTAAAATTCAATATTGTCCCTTAAATACATCTAATTAAACATGCAACCTATTTTCTTCTAAGTTGTTGATTCCCAAATCAATTCTACTAACCAATtcaacatttcatgcaattCAAGCAATACAAAAATGTTAAGCAAATAGGTTACCAATAACAATGTCGTGTCTGGCTCCGCTTTTGCTTCTTCAGCATGCATCACATAGGACTTGCCAGTAGCGGGTCCCTTGTTCCTTGGGCAATCAGCATCCTTGTGACCCTTTTCCTTGCAGATGAAGCAATTAAATGTTCTCCACATGCATTTACTGTAATGGAGATGGTTGCATTGTTTGCATTGCTGCCTCTCCTCAGGCTTGGAGGTACCTGAGTTCTGAGGAGGCTTCTGCTATCCCAGCCTCTTAAACTGACATtggggcttctgctgcccctgATTTCTAGGAGGCCCTGTGAGCTGTTTCTTGTTGGGCTGTGAACTCTGTTGAGTTTGTTGTTTCTTCCTCTGCAATTCTACATCAATGTCCCTTAGTGCTTGTTCAGCCTGATAGGCACAAGTGGTGGCAGCCTCGTAATCTATCGACCTCATCAGCATAACATCCATGTGGATCATGGGTCTGAGGCCATCCATGAAGTACCTCAACTTCTTCGCAGCGTCTCTCGCAATAAAGGGCACGAAGTGACAGCTTCTATCAAACATCCGGATGAACTCTACAACAGACGAGTCTCCCTATCGGTGACTCATGAACTCTCTAGTCAGATGCCCCCTGCAGTAAAATACTTGCCGTAGAAGAGGTCCTTGAACTGGTTCCATGTGAGAGTAGCTCGATTCACCGCATGCGCTGCTCCTTCCCAGCACAAGGACGAGTCGTCTCGTAGCATTTAGGTGGCACATCTTACCCTGTCAGCATCCCCCATGTCTAAATATGAAAAGTGCAGCTCTAGGGGCTTGATCCAACCCTcagtccaaattctaaacgtaacaaacatgcaattcaataaattttttaaaccatttaacatcaaaacatataaacatatcatgtaCTTAAACATAATAATCaagtaaacatgcaggtgatataaataaaacatttaaaacttacggacttgaggcttgacgactgagcttctgaagctggcggtggcacaaccctctaCAAGaaaccttgctctgataccaactgaaacgtctactactaaattactgaatttttttaaaaaaatttaaaatcactaAGTCTCGGCcgaatatatatacaaaaaaatacgTGTAAATTTCGAACCATGTATTTCATAAAACAATccaactactgaataaaataactgcagttaaAAACCTTAAAAGTGTAATTGACTGAAACGTTTACTGTTAAACGTAAAATACCAAGCATAATAAAATTTGTCAAAAACCCTCAACAAAGTAAAATCATCAAccttttaaaattgtttaagCATGTCCTCCAACAATCATGTAATGCGAAAAAATACAAAGTCATCGGGTTTCCGGTGCACTCCCAGCTCAGTCCACTCAGTtctcagcacctccagtctcttCATCAACATAATCtcatgcatcaatcacacctagtgagtctaaagactcaacacacctgaaccgtgATAACAAAGTACGTATACAtatcatgcaacagtgaaaagtactgtaattaaaataactttcatgatcttcaaaagcatgaacataaacataaacatattcatattcaaatcatgtcatcatatacgtatttGTCTTTccttattgaattcagataattagttgtgactttcgtatcagctgttgGTCGATGTATCCATCTTACATATTACAATGGTACTAGGCGGCGtgaacatcagcgacactcttaTCCGTCAACTgaaccttggccttacatgttcgtgttcgtgttcgtattagtcacaaccaaatcacctccttcaaacatgtcatcatattcatcacttataaaatttcatgcatatacatacattttcttgaaaacaagcatgcaacatattttcagtatttttcataaaaattctatattcatataaaaaaaaacatttaaaacatgcatTCTTAGTTATCAGGGCACAAGGACTGCCAACTTGACTCGGGTGCAAGATGACAATTTTGTCCTTGAAACCCTaatttgaccattttacccctggacatTAAAACTTCGACCCGAATCCATTCAAACTTATTAAGATACCTTAAAACATACTTATAATCATTTATaagatgtaaactcgagcccatgcaTTAAAGtctataat
This genomic interval from Primulina huaijiensis isolate GDHJ02 chromosome 14, ASM1229523v2, whole genome shotgun sequence contains the following:
- the LOC140958081 gene encoding uncharacterized protein — its product is MWRTFNCFICKEKGHKDADCPRNKGPATGKSYVMHAEEAKAEPDTTLLLNFLNLVGSNGFDGIFVERMIFISSVAIYALLDSGATNSFISETFVKRLGIIISEDMDLGFRVSIPSGDQMFTSKIVKSLELRLQKNVVHAYLIVLTMHEFDIILDMDWLSSNGASIDFRQRSVSVRPPNGKSFVLRRRGTSRCRILFPPFVRGNL